Proteins found in one Mycoplasma ovis str. Michigan genomic segment:
- a CDS encoding phosphate ABC transporter ATP-binding protein yields the protein MKFTKRKRVEQPPPYKLFNSEEESEFLYLKNFSLFLEEEKNKKKTMLTDINLSFSKNKVFGIVGPSGAGKSLLLNSITKGLLESENSSKYSWEGQIVYKGTELLSTSFPVEVLKRKIGLISQLPVLFPLTIRENILFALKARGLYDSKLLEIKLKKILIECDLWEELKDRLDSCPIGTLSVGQAQKLCFARALILEPELLLMDEPTSALDPSSASKIEKLILKIANRITVIIVSHSLSQVKHIADYTIFLKDGKIVEQGLTPKIFTAPQTKEFKNFILGHY from the coding sequence GTGAAATTTACTAAAAGAAAAAGAGTTGAACAACCTCCACCTTACAAGTTATTTAATTCCGAAGAAGAATCAGAATTTCTATATTTAAAAAATTTTTCTCTCTTTCTGGAAGAAGAGAAGAATAAGAAAAAAACGATGTTAACAGATATTAATTTGTCTTTTTCCAAGAATAAGGTTTTTGGTATTGTTGGGCCTTCTGGCGCAGGAAAGTCACTGTTGCTCAATTCAATTACTAAGGGATTATTAGAAAGTGAAAATAGCTCCAAATATAGTTGAGAGGGACAAATAGTTTATAAAGGAACAGAACTACTTTCCACCTCCTTTCCAGTTGAAGTATTGAAGAGAAAAATAGGTTTAATTAGTCAATTACCAGTTTTATTTCCACTAACAATAAGAGAGAATATTCTTTTCGCTTTAAAGGCGAGAGGACTTTATGATTCCAAGCTACTGGAAATTAAGCTAAAGAAGATACTAATTGAATGTGATCTTTGAGAAGAATTAAAAGACAGGCTGGATAGTTGTCCCATAGGTACTTTATCTGTAGGTCAGGCGCAAAAGTTATGCTTCGCTAGGGCTTTAATTCTGGAGCCAGAATTATTGTTAATGGATGAGCCAACTAGCGCTCTAGATCCGTCTTCTGCCTCTAAGATTGAAAAATTAATTTTGAAAATTGCCAATAGGATAACTGTGATAATAGTTTCACACTCACTATCACAGGTTAAACATATTGCTGATTACACAATTTTTCTTAAGGATGGAAAAATAGTTGAACAAGGTCTAACTCCAAAAATATTCACTGCCCCTCAAACCAAAGAATTTAAAAACTTTATACTAGGCCATTACTAG
- a CDS encoding ABC transporter permease, which produces MIYTLILVVISVWVTNKLSLKLAKNLVKLKDSYKKIFIGLLRLVSILPSFITSFVLFEAISPLLIKAFWFVPNHSLIWVIICFFSILFPSSCLTYIDWFNSREIETMNSALLSLALDDKYREKIYLRCSKKIIYLTWATSLIKALGESVALSWFLSSDRYDNPFKSLKHFLSSSSHTISSLISSFYFSEGGGKKNKESMFVFGSVLLLFSIFINWFLKRKSSAIIYKQNVLSKRLEKWSCRFKNFFEKLKYSNSFVYLSRYLQKEIYNKKTFKYKQFLSIFRKWRERIFSFLVFSFFLSIFGVIIFRGLYFIFYNIAIGSYETYSLEGIVVPTWNTALLLFFSISWSLPISFLSAFFVNVYFIKNRKIKNFLISVISGIGTAPPMLWAMFSSLFFISYLKLGVGKVSVLSGILSFTILSFPFLFNRFSNLFEIYSQKYSKTLSYLGLQNFNLIFLILRDGREKIKKHLSGLATKLNGESGLLFITMGASPSDRFTLWGPGQTLTTKVFATFYKYRVVEIKSIVYETIFFIFVFSLFLYSLLTTFWIRLFKKLIKCCKKTYLRINLNYYWNWNTKKKVQFLVQSRILQ; this is translated from the coding sequence TTGATATACACCTTAATTCTTGTTGTAATTTCAGTTTGAGTCACTAATAAATTATCTCTAAAACTAGCCAAAAATCTTGTAAAGCTTAAAGATTCTTACAAAAAAATATTTATTGGTCTGCTTAGATTAGTTTCAATATTACCTTCTTTTATAACTTCTTTTGTTCTGTTTGAGGCCATATCCCCTTTATTGATAAAAGCATTTTGATTTGTCCCTAATCACTCATTAATTTGAGTAATTATTTGTTTTTTCTCAATATTATTTCCATCTTCCTGCTTAACTTACATAGATTGGTTTAACTCTAGAGAAATAGAAACCATGAACTCAGCTTTGCTGAGTTTAGCTTTAGATGATAAATATAGAGAAAAAATTTACTTGCGTTGCTCAAAAAAAATAATTTATTTAACTTGAGCAACCTCTTTAATAAAAGCTTTAGGGGAAAGTGTAGCTTTAAGTTGATTTCTATCTAGCGATAGGTATGACAATCCCTTTAAATCTCTAAAACACTTTTTAAGTTCAAGTAGCCATACCATTTCTAGCTTGATTTCTTCTTTTTATTTTTCAGAAGGAGGAGGCAAAAAAAATAAAGAATCTATGTTTGTGTTTGGTTCAGTTTTATTGTTATTTTCAATATTTATTAATTGATTTCTTAAGAGAAAATCTTCAGCAATCATTTACAAGCAAAATGTATTAAGCAAAAGACTAGAAAAATGATCCTGCAGATTTAAAAATTTTTTTGAAAAACTTAAGTATTCCAATTCCTTTGTATATCTTTCTAGATATTTACAAAAGGAAATTTACAACAAGAAAACATTTAAGTACAAGCAGTTTTTAAGTATCTTTAGAAAATGAAGAGAAAGAATCTTCTCTTTCTTAGTTTTTTCTTTTTTTCTCTCAATCTTTGGAGTAATAATATTTAGGGGACTTTACTTTATTTTTTATAACATCGCAATCGGCTCTTATGAAACATATAGTTTAGAGGGAATAGTAGTTCCAACTTGGAACACCGCCCTTTTATTGTTTTTTTCTATTTCTTGATCACTACCTATAAGCTTTCTATCGGCTTTTTTTGTAAATGTTTATTTCATAAAAAATAGAAAAATTAAAAATTTTTTAATTTCTGTTATTTCTGGTATAGGAACAGCTCCACCTATGCTTTGAGCTATGTTTAGCTCTTTATTTTTTATTAGTTATCTGAAATTAGGAGTTGGAAAAGTTTCTGTATTGTCAGGAATTCTTTCCTTTACTATATTGAGCTTTCCATTTTTGTTTAATAGATTTTCTAATCTATTTGAAATTTATTCACAGAAATACAGTAAAACCTTGTCTTATCTAGGTTTACAGAATTTCAACTTAATTTTTTTAATACTTAGAGATGGAAGGGAAAAGATCAAAAAACATTTATCTGGTCTAGCCACAAAATTAAATGGGGAAAGTGGATTGTTATTTATTACTATGGGTGCTTCTCCCTCAGATAGATTCACTCTTTGAGGCCCCGGACAAACATTAACAACTAAAGTATTTGCAACTTTTTACAAATACAGAGTAGTGGAAATAAAGTCAATAGTTTATGAAACTATCTTTTTTATATTTGTTTTCTCATTATTTCTTTATTCTCTTTTGACTACTTTTTGAATAAGGTTATTCAAAAAACTTATTAAGTGTTGCAAGAAAACCTATTTGAGAATTAATTTAAATTACTACTGGAATTGAAATACTAAGAAAAAAGTTCAATTCTTAGTACAGTCAAGAATTTTGCAGTAA
- the rplQ gene encoding 50S ribosomal protein L17, which translates to MSYIQKKGIDTARRKMITRQQCSDLISYGQIITKLSCARATQRYFEKLITLAKENTLVTKRKAYSIVLRTSKFTREELVKKLFEELSKKYRNRKGGYTRLLKTSEGSFLVQLV; encoded by the coding sequence ATGTCTTATATTCAGAAAAAAGGAATAGATACTGCTAGAAGAAAAATGATTACTAGACAACAATGTTCAGATTTAATTTCTTATGGTCAAATTATTACAAAATTGAGTTGCGCAAGAGCGACTCAAAGATATTTTGAAAAATTAATAACTTTAGCTAAAGAGAATACTTTAGTTACAAAAAGAAAGGCTTATTCTATAGTTCTTAGAACTTCTAAATTTACTAGGGAAGAATTAGTGAAAAAATTGTTTGAAGAACTATCTAAGAAATATAGAAATAGAAAAGGTGGGTATACTAGACTTCTAAAGACTTCTGAAGGATCTTTTCTAGTTCAGTTGGTTTAA
- a CDS encoding amino acid permease, translating into MIQSFSFNSISKELNSRKLFIISICSMLGVGIFLKSKTLIELSHSNFWPILVLFCISACLIISMCWAFTRLVDRNTNSSRGFIEWVEEYCGTRFKNWVVLFTTKLLHPIGVITTAVYLIKWINGQYFLWVWETCICAALISFLVVSLNVFSFKGAVILQKCLSFSIFLAILYTLGFGIHSYFSGNGGQQEQQAQTSHFGINGLSGWTILLSGLPSIFFMYDGFYSILSLKEKTQKKTSFRKIVSLSFITITLIYFFVISVTLLGDKKTGDFMKFKKLVEDKNFKDVLITLIFLTFLSSLNVTCMCGQNQLIQLHYKYNFKEINLIRNRFLNAGNRKYSLEIKLSIWLHLMKQIIGISLIIATISQLIYWLLGQTELLWVINDILAELNSLIIFGILGVVLWKSREGKKTNYLTSIGIFIAILYFLVNNVISLFLGNSSEQGKQPSNLIVSLFKLLIFLVLVTYPVGQWLKSKSIEIFNFPDFENKRFNKLNQGYSLVKLVSK; encoded by the coding sequence ATGATTCAATCCTTTTCTTTTAATTCAATTTCTAAGGAACTGAATAGCAGGAAGCTATTCATTATTTCCATTTGCTCTATGTTGGGAGTAGGAATATTCCTCAAATCAAAAACTCTAATTGAGCTCTCTCATAGCAATTTTTGACCTATATTAGTTCTCTTTTGTATTTCTGCTTGTTTGATTATTTCTATGTGCTGAGCCTTTACAAGGCTAGTAGATAGAAATACTAATAGTAGTAGAGGATTTATAGAGTGAGTGGAAGAATATTGCGGAACTAGATTTAAAAATTGAGTTGTTTTATTTACCACTAAGTTATTACACCCAATAGGAGTAATAACTACTGCAGTTTATCTAATTAAGTGAATTAATGGTCAGTATTTTTTATGAGTTTGAGAAACCTGTATATGTGCTGCTTTAATTAGCTTTTTAGTTGTTAGTCTGAATGTTTTTTCTTTTAAAGGTGCAGTCATATTGCAAAAATGTTTGTCTTTTTCCATATTTTTGGCAATACTTTATACATTAGGGTTCGGAATACATTCCTATTTTTCTGGAAATGGCGGACAACAAGAACAACAAGCACAAACTTCTCATTTTGGAATAAATGGTTTAAGTGGATGAACTATTTTGTTATCTGGCCTTCCCTCTATCTTCTTTATGTATGATGGGTTCTATTCAATACTGTCTTTAAAAGAAAAAACTCAAAAAAAGACTTCATTTAGAAAGATAGTTTCTCTGTCTTTCATAACAATTACTCTAATTTATTTTTTTGTAATAAGTGTGACATTATTGGGAGACAAGAAAACAGGGGATTTTATGAAATTTAAGAAATTAGTAGAAGATAAGAATTTCAAAGATGTGTTGATAACTCTTATCTTTTTAACTTTCTTATCTAGCTTAAATGTGACTTGTATGTGTGGGCAAAATCAATTAATTCAGTTGCACTATAAGTACAACTTTAAAGAAATTAATTTAATAAGAAATAGATTTTTAAATGCTGGAAATCGTAAGTATAGCTTAGAGATTAAATTATCTATTTGACTTCATTTGATGAAGCAAATTATAGGAATCTCTTTGATAATAGCTACAATCTCTCAATTAATTTATTGATTGTTGGGTCAAACAGAATTACTGTGAGTTATTAATGATATATTGGCAGAATTAAATTCCTTAATTATTTTTGGAATATTAGGAGTAGTATTGTGAAAATCTAGAGAAGGAAAGAAGACTAATTACTTGACTTCTATAGGAATTTTTATTGCCATTTTGTACTTTTTAGTTAATAATGTAATCTCATTATTTTTAGGAAATTCTTCAGAACAAGGAAAACAACCAAGTAATTTAATAGTTTCATTATTTAAATTACTTATCTTTTTGGTTTTAGTGACTTATCCTGTAGGTCAATGACTTAAATCTAAATCAATAGAAATCTTTAATTTTCCAGATTTTGAGAATAAAAGATTTAATAAACTTAACCAAGGATACTCCCTAGTTAAGTTAGTAAGTAAATAG